A genome region from Eurosta solidaginis isolate ZX-2024a chromosome 2, ASM4086904v1, whole genome shotgun sequence includes the following:
- the LOC137240119 gene encoding uncharacterized protein has protein sequence MPAEAATERQPTSTPAEAATERQRTFLAQGCNPQYLAWSYKLGVSAVRKIIYETCDAIWHGLREIYLAQPNQTELKNIADRFYAKTGMLHCLGAVDGKHVKVVCPKRSGSLFFNYKNTFSIVLMAICDDSYTFSFVDVGALGSQSDGGILARSVFGNMTLRNDLEIPPPDNLPGTDQIFPYFFVGDSAFPLKPNLMRPYPGRNLSPAKRNYNKRLSSVRVHIENTFGILANRWRVLHTTIHAAPENVDKIVLATIVLHNYLMLDSSSGYFDPNRASSDENGNFDCGQLSTRMTSIRIAHSNRSTNEAFSLREELAEYLLERPMRSV, from the exons atgccggcagaggccgcaacagagcggcaacccacaagtacgccggcagaggccgcaacagagcggcaacgcac GTTCTTGGCACAAGGCTGTAATCCACAGTATTTAGCTTGGTCATATAAATTGGGTGTTTCTgcagttaggaaaataatataCGAGACATGCGATGCAATTTGGCATGGACTACGCGAAATTTACCTTGCCCAACCAAATCAAACCGAATTGAAAAACATTGCAGACAG GTTCTATGCAAAAACTGGAATGCTACATTGTCTCGGCGCTGTGGACGGCAAACATGTGAAAGTAGTTTGCCCCAAACGTAGTGGTTCActcttttttaattacaaaaatacattcAGTATAGTTCTGATGGCAATATGCGATGATAGCTATACGTTTTCATTTGTAGACGTTGGTGCGTTGGGAAGCCAAAGCGATGGGGGAATTTTGGCACGAAGCGTATTTGGTAACATGACTCTAAGAAACGACCTGGAAATTCCTCCCCCAGATAACCTTCCAG GTACGGACCAAATATTTCCATATTTTTTCGTCGGTGACAGCGCATTTCCTCTGAAGCCTAATCTCATGCGCCCTTACCCTGGTCGAAATTTGTCACCCGCCAAACGAAATTATAACAAAAGGTTATCCTCCGTACGAGTGCACATTGAAAACACCTTTGGTATTTTAGCAAATAGATGGAGAGTTCTTCATACAACGATTCACGCTGCTCCAGAAAATGTGGACAAAATTGTTTTAGCAACTATAGTCTTGCACAATTATTTAATGCTTGACAGTAGTAGTGGATACTTCGATCCGAATAGAGCCAGCAGTGATGAAAATGGGAATTTCGATTGTGGACAACTTTCAACAAGAATGACATCTATTCGAATTGCTCATTCCAATCGATCAACAAATGAAGCATTTAGTTTGAGAGAGGAACTAGCGGAATACTTACTAGAAAGGCCAATGCGATCTGTGTGA